Proteins encoded within one genomic window of Flavobacterium oreochromis:
- a CDS encoding TetR/AcrR family transcriptional regulator, whose protein sequence is MKNRIISKATDMFLKLGFKSVTMDDIAAEMGISKKTIYKFFNNKESLIRESTFVIHDKIHLVIDEILAKNYNAIEENFEIRRLFKEMFQSYDNSPVYQLKKHYPEIYNKLMESEIEDCNEMFGQNIQKGIAEGLYRKEVYIPAYIQFYYTLIFTINENTQFESDALKLELEALEYHTRALATPKGIKELEKQLLKYNN, encoded by the coding sequence ATGAAAAATAGAATTATTTCTAAGGCAACTGATATGTTCTTGAAATTAGGTTTCAAAAGTGTAACAATGGATGATATTGCTGCTGAAATGGGGATTTCTAAGAAGACCATTTATAAGTTTTTTAATAATAAAGAATCTTTAATAAGAGAATCCACTTTTGTTATTCATGATAAAATACATTTAGTTATAGATGAAATTCTTGCTAAAAATTATAATGCAATAGAAGAAAATTTTGAAATACGTAGACTATTTAAAGAAATGTTTCAATCTTATGATAATTCACCTGTATATCAATTAAAAAAGCATTATCCTGAGATATACAATAAATTGATGGAAAGTGAGATAGAAGATTGTAATGAAATGTTTGGACAAAATATTCAAAAAGGAATTGCAGAAGGACTCTATAGAAAAGAGGTGTATATACCCGCTTATATACAATTTTATTATACGCTAATATTTACTATTAATGAGAACACTCAATTTGAAAGTGATGCACTAAAACTGGAACTAGAAGCGTTAGAGTACCATACCAGAGCACTTGCTACGCCTAAGGGTATAAAAGAATTAGAAAAACAATTACTGAAATATAATAATTAA
- a CDS encoding SDR family NAD(P)-dependent oxidoreductase, translating to MKKTILITGASSGIGLELAKIHAEEGNDLVLVARNGQRLDDLKIELKARNNIRVYTISEDLSKRGAALNVYNEVKKYGLTIDYLINNAGFGDFGLFTKSSWDKTDQMIQLNITALTQFTHIFLKDMVQRKSGKIMNVASTAAFQPGPLMAVYYATKSYVLHFTEAIANEVEGTGVTITALCPGATESGFQSMADMEDSKLVKNKKLPTSREVALYGHQAMLRGDTVAIHGIKNALLANTVRFTPRKWVTKITRFIQETA from the coding sequence ATGAAAAAAACGATTTTAATTACAGGAGCTTCAAGTGGTATTGGATTGGAATTGGCTAAAATTCATGCCGAAGAGGGAAATGATTTAGTACTTGTAGCTAGAAATGGACAGCGATTAGATGATTTAAAAATAGAATTAAAAGCTAGAAATAATATTAGAGTTTATACTATTTCTGAAGATTTATCAAAAAGAGGTGCTGCTTTAAATGTTTATAATGAAGTTAAAAAATATGGTTTAACGATAGATTATTTGATCAATAATGCAGGTTTTGGAGATTTTGGTTTATTTACAAAATCAAGCTGGGATAAGACAGATCAAATGATTCAATTAAATATAACGGCTTTAACACAATTTACTCATATTTTTCTAAAAGACATGGTACAGCGTAAAAGTGGAAAGATTATGAATGTAGCTTCTACAGCAGCTTTTCAGCCAGGTCCTTTAATGGCTGTTTACTACGCAACAAAATCATATGTTTTGCATTTTACAGAAGCTATAGCTAATGAAGTAGAAGGAACAGGTGTTACGATAACAGCTCTATGTCCTGGTGCAACAGAAAGCGGTTTTCAATCAATGGCAGATATGGAGGATAGTAAGTTAGTAAAAAACAAAAAATTACCAACATCGCGCGAAGTTGCTTTGTATGGTCATCAAGCTATGCTAAGAGGGGATACTGTAGCCATACATGGTATTAAAAATGCTTTGCTAGCTAATACTGTTCGATTTACACCTAGAAAATGGGTTACAAAAATTACTCGATTTATTCAAGAAACAGCATGA